In the Sphaerodactylus townsendi isolate TG3544 linkage group LG10, MPM_Stown_v2.3, whole genome shotgun sequence genome, one interval contains:
- the LOC125439605 gene encoding transforming growth factor beta regulator 1-like, whose translation MVKISCLYTCQIKDGGAGPSFEIAPEDEPGCVFDGPTPDASHAQLLEAVGAAQLEPAGPEFFGLLHPAIQHLIQSCPGARKCGGYRWFRFEVCRPADGALPEALPSGNPGTDYEAFQNQGLAGPVGLDFPEATPSLPGGNGYAELFLPCAPTGGSPIPPSPESDTD comes from the exons ATGGTAAAG attagctgccTCTATACGTGCCAGATCAAGGACGGTGGGGCTGGGCCATCCTTCGAAATCGCTCCCGAGGATGAGCCAGGTTGCGTCTTTGATGGCCCCACGCCTGATGCCAGTCATGCTCAGCTCCTGGAAGCTGTGGGTGCGGCCCAGCTGGAACCAGCAGGCCCTGAATTTTTTGGCCTCTTGCACCCAGCTATCCAGCACCTCATCCAGAGCTGCCCAGGGGCACGCAAATGTGGAGGGTACCGCTGGTTCCGCTTCGAGGTGTGCCGCCCAGCAGACGGGGCCCTGCCCGAGGCCTTGCCTTCAGGAAACCCGGGCACTGATTATGAAGCTTTCCAGAACCAGGGCTTGGCGGGGCCCGTGGGCTTGGACTTCCCAGAAGCCACTCCTTCTCTGCCCGGTGGGAACGGATACGCGGAACTCTTTCTGCCCTGTGCTCCAACAGGGGGGTCCCCCATTCCCCCGAGCCCAGAAAGTGACACTGACTGA